ATAGGCCGGCGCGCCGCGTTCGGTGTAGCGGTTTAACCCAGCGCGCCGATCGCCGCTTGCAGCCTGGCGGTGGCCTGGTCCGCGACCTCCTGCAACGCCCCGGCTTCGCCGGTCACTTTGACCATGAGCTGGGGATCCATCGCCTCGACCAAGACCGCGTCAGTGTCGGGGTCGGAGCGCACCACGACGTTGCACGGCAATAATTGGCCGATCTGGCGGTGGATGCCCAGCGCGCGGTGCGCGAGCGCCGGGTTGCAGGCACCCAGGATGAGGTAGTTCTCCATGTCTTCGTCGAGTTTCTGCTTGAGCGTGGCTTTCACGTCGATCGTGGTCAGCACGCCAAATCCCTGATCCGCCAGCGCTTTCGTGGTGCGATCCACCGCGTCCTCGAACGAGGTGTGCAGCGTGGTGCTCAATGCCGATGTCATCTGTTTCTCCTCATTTCGGGTGTGAACGAGCCAGATATCGCCCGGTGGCGGCTAGGCCGCGGTGCGTGGTCGTTGCAGCTGGGCGAATTGTGGGGTTTTGGCCAACGTTTCGACGGCATCGAACAGTGCGGAGGCATCCTCCGCGGCTGGTACCGCGGTCAGGACCGGTCCGAAGAAGGTACGCTCGCCGATTTGCAGAATCGGGCTGCCGCCAGTCTCGCCCAGCGCGTCTTGGGCCGCCTGGTGTTGCTGCCGGATGGACTCGTCCAACGATTCGTCCGATACCGCCGCCGCCGTGGCGCCACGGGCGCCGACCGCCATCAAGACCTGCGCTACGAGGTTGGCATCGACGGGTTCGGAACGATCGAAATACCGCTCGCCGAAGGCGAAATACGCGGCCGGCCATGCCGCGACGCCGCGCTCGCGCGCGACGGCGGCCATCAGCCGACCGATCTGTTGCGAATCACGCATGCGGGCCTGCTGCGCGGGCGGCAGTTCGCGCCCCTCGTTGAGCACCGCCAGGCTCATCAGCCGCCAGTCGATGGCCAATCCCGTGCGCTCGGCGACGGTACGCAGCCAACGTGCGGTATTCCACGAGAAGGGACACACCGGGTCTAGCCACAGCGTCACCTTCGGCGCAATCTGATCACTTTCGGTGGCAGACATTTGCCCTTCCCTCTTCCGTATCGGTGCGGCCGTCAGGCCAGGCTCAGAAACAGTTTTTCCAGCTCATCCATCGACAGGGATGCACTGTCAGCCCGGTTTCCCGCCGGCATGATGCAGTCACGCAGACCCGACGCGATGATCTTGAAACCCGCGCGATCCAGGGCCCGCGATACCGCCGCGAGCTGGGTGACAACGTCTTTGCAGCTACGCCCCTGCTCGATCATCGAGATGACGCCACCGAGCTGCCCCTGTGCCCGACGCAGCCGGGCGAGGACGGCATCGATGTCGCCCTGGTTATGTCTCGCGGTGTCGCCGTCCGGCGCAGAACCGCCGCGTACATCGTTTGCCATAGCTCCTTCATACCATACCCGGCGGGGTATATGCTGCGTCCTGGTCAATACCCTGGGGGGTATGGTATTACTGGATTGCGGCCCACGCCCTGGAGTGCGGGTACCTCGTCACGCGACCGAGCGCGATGCACAGCCGCCGCCCACCGGGCGCGGGCCGTACGGCCCTGTCAGGTGTCACGCCGCGGGCCGAGACTTTTCGCCGGAAAGACCAGGTCACCAAAGGAGGAGACGTCAATGCCTACGTTTCTCGAACGGGCTTGGCTGCCGCTTGTCGTCGTGGCGGCGGTTGCCGTCGGGGGCGTGGCCGTCGATCGGCTCCGCGGGGTTTTCGGCTCCGAAGCGATCTTCACCGCGACCGGCACCAGCGCCGAACCACTCGAGGCCTCGCACATCAAGCGGGTGACCTACGAGGTCTATGGACCCATTGGCACAGCGGGAAGCGTGAACTACCTCGACAACAACGCACAGCCGAAGCAGGCGGACTTCACCGCGCTGCCGTGGACTCTCACCATCACGACCACGGTGCCGGCAGTGATCGCCAGCCTGGTCGCGCAGGGCACCGGTGACGACATCGGCTGCCGCATCACCGTCAACGGCGAGCTCAAGGACGAGAGATCCTCGGCTGGGCGGCACG
The sequence above is drawn from the Mycobacterium marseillense genome and encodes:
- a CDS encoding DUF302 domain-containing protein, whose amino-acid sequence is MTSALSTTLHTSFEDAVDRTTKALADQGFGVLTTIDVKATLKQKLDEDMENYLILGACNPALAHRALGIHRQIGQLLPCNVVVRSDPDTDAVLVEAMDPQLMVKVTGEAGALQEVADQATARLQAAIGALG
- a CDS encoding DsbA family protein, with amino-acid sequence MSATESDQIAPKVTLWLDPVCPFSWNTARWLRTVAERTGLAIDWRLMSLAVLNEGRELPPAQQARMRDSQQIGRLMAAVARERGVAAWPAAYFAFGERYFDRSEPVDANLVAQVLMAVGARGATAAAVSDESLDESIRQQHQAAQDALGETGGSPILQIGERTFFGPVLTAVPAAEDASALFDAVETLAKTPQFAQLQRPRTAA
- a CDS encoding metal-sensitive transcriptional regulator gives rise to the protein MANDVRGGSAPDGDTARHNQGDIDAVLARLRRAQGQLGGVISMIEQGRSCKDVVTQLAAVSRALDRAGFKIIASGLRDCIMPAGNRADSASLSMDELEKLFLSLA
- a CDS encoding MmpS family transport accessory protein, whose product is MPTFLERAWLPLVVVAAVAVGGVAVDRLRGVFGSEAIFTATGTSAEPLEASHIKRVTYEVYGPIGTAGSVNYLDNNAQPKQADFTALPWTLTITTTVPAVIASLVAQGTGDDIGCRITVNGELKDERSSAGRHAQTSCLVKAA